The Kitasatospora setae KM-6054 genome contains a region encoding:
- the paaN gene encoding phenylacetic acid degradation protein PaaN, with the protein MAAATPALPVAELLARHQDTLDRALTAIAERDYWSPYPEFPKAYGESAAADGKAAFEALLGREFELPGHPGGGTPVTGESSPYGLELGVSYPHAEPDALLAALAAARPGWARATPAERAAVCLEVLARINARSHEFAQAVTHTTGQAYGMAFQAGGPHAQDRGLEAVAYAYAEQTRLPRSARWTKPQGKREPLVLTKEFTVVPRGTALLVGCNTFPTWNGYPGLFASLATGNGVLVKPHPRAVLPLALTVRIAREVLAEAGFDPNLVCLAAEHEGSAIARTLALRPEVKLIDYTGSTGFGDWLEDNARQARVYTEKAGVNTVVIDSTDDYRGMLDNLAFALSLYSGQMCTTPQNLLIPRTGIRTEGGERSYEQVVADLAAAIEGLLGDDARAAAILGAVVNPAVLARSAAAASGELGEPALAPRVVASAEFPGATIRTPALLKADADKPDDRARFLTECFGPVSFAVAVESTAAAVDLLRRTTTEHGAMTAGAYTTDPAVESALVDACLEAGVSLSLNLTGGVYVNQTAAFSDLHGTGANPAANSAYCDAAFVADRFRVVEVRK; encoded by the coding sequence ATGGCCGCTGCGACCCCCGCCCTGCCGGTCGCCGAACTGCTCGCCCGCCACCAGGACACCCTCGACCGCGCGCTGACCGCGATCGCCGAACGCGACTACTGGTCGCCGTACCCGGAGTTCCCCAAGGCGTACGGCGAGAGCGCCGCCGCCGACGGCAAGGCCGCCTTCGAGGCGCTGCTGGGGCGGGAGTTCGAGCTGCCCGGCCACCCCGGCGGCGGCACCCCGGTGACCGGCGAGAGCTCCCCGTACGGCCTCGAACTCGGCGTCTCCTACCCGCACGCCGAGCCGGACGCGCTGCTGGCCGCGCTGGCGGCGGCCCGGCCCGGCTGGGCGCGGGCGACGCCGGCCGAGCGGGCCGCGGTCTGCCTGGAGGTGCTGGCCCGGATCAACGCCCGCTCGCACGAGTTCGCGCAGGCCGTGACGCACACCACCGGCCAGGCGTACGGCATGGCCTTCCAGGCCGGCGGCCCGCACGCGCAGGACCGCGGCCTGGAGGCGGTGGCGTACGCGTACGCCGAGCAGACCCGGCTGCCCCGCTCGGCGCGCTGGACGAAGCCGCAGGGCAAGCGCGAACCCCTGGTGCTGACCAAGGAGTTCACCGTCGTCCCGCGCGGCACCGCGCTGCTGGTCGGCTGCAACACCTTCCCGACCTGGAACGGCTACCCGGGCCTGTTCGCCTCGCTGGCCACCGGCAACGGCGTGCTGGTCAAGCCGCACCCGCGCGCGGTGCTGCCGCTGGCGCTGACCGTCCGGATCGCCCGCGAGGTGCTCGCCGAGGCCGGCTTCGACCCGAACCTGGTCTGCCTGGCCGCCGAGCACGAGGGCTCGGCGATCGCCAGGACGCTGGCGCTGCGGCCGGAGGTGAAGCTGATCGACTACACCGGCTCCACCGGCTTCGGCGACTGGCTGGAGGACAACGCCCGGCAGGCGCGGGTCTACACCGAGAAGGCCGGCGTCAACACCGTCGTCATCGACTCCACCGACGACTACCGCGGCATGCTGGACAACCTGGCGTTCGCGCTCAGCCTGTACAGCGGCCAGATGTGCACCACCCCGCAGAACCTGCTGATCCCGCGCACCGGCATCCGCACCGAGGGCGGCGAGCGCTCCTACGAGCAGGTGGTCGCCGACCTCGCCGCCGCGATCGAGGGCCTGCTCGGCGACGACGCCCGGGCCGCCGCGATCCTCGGCGCCGTGGTCAACCCGGCCGTGCTGGCCCGCAGCGCCGCCGCCGCCAGCGGCGAACTGGGCGAACCCGCCCTCGCGCCGAGGGTGGTGGCCTCCGCCGAGTTCCCCGGCGCGACCATCCGCACCCCCGCCCTGCTGAAGGCCGACGCCGACAAGCCGGACGACCGCGCCCGCTTCCTGACCGAGTGCTTCGGCCCGGTCTCCTTCGCGGTCGCCGTCGAGTCCACCGCCGCCGCCGTCGACCTGCTGCGCCGCACCACCACCGAGCACGGCGCGATGACCGCCGGCGCCTACACCACCGACCCGGCCGTCGAGTCGGCCCTGGTCGACGCCTGCCTGGAGGCCGGCGTCTCGCTCTCGCTCAACCTGACCGGCGGCGTCTACGTCAACCAGACCGCCGCCTTCTCCGACCTGCACGGCACCGGCGCCAACCCGGCCGCCAACTCGGCGTACTGCGACGCCGCGTTCGTCGCCGACCGGTTCCGGGTCGTCGAGGTCCGCAAGTAG
- a CDS encoding peptidoglycan-binding protein: MEFSDVEPDDSCACGGCADRRRSRLLAARSGPRTAPRRARRAAVLLAAAGSVLGGAAASVAAAAAPRTDSSPLIPDSPQGGVAGPYGADAARRSIAPQPATTRAEIMRRAQTWVDQKVPYSMSRYWSDGYRQDCSGFVSMAWGLGSSQTTWTLPDFAERIGKDDLQPGDALVYNNPKDPEGGSHTVLFGGWLDAAHTRYTALEQTRPGTTRRSTPYAYWSNAGGYLPYRYKGLSQPMPAPEDADAFPGADKFGPGKVNPYVTRLGRMLVERGGGRFYREGPSPDWGEADRQATEAFQLAQGWRGAEADGYPGKDTWDFLVHHKGKDIAPAATPGTPSTPSTPTTPTTPPPPAPKPPPPAAVPPFPGADRFGPGRVNDDVLLLGRQLVAKGHGAAYREGPSRDWGEADRACVRSFQLAQGWTGAEADGYPGPHTWRLLFS, from the coding sequence ATGGAGTTCAGCGACGTCGAACCGGACGACTCCTGCGCCTGCGGCGGCTGCGCCGACCGCCGCCGCTCCCGGCTGCTGGCCGCCCGCTCCGGCCCGCGCACCGCCCCGCGCCGGGCCCGCCGGGCGGCCGTCCTGCTGGCCGCCGCCGGCAGCGTGCTGGGCGGCGCCGCGGCCTCGGTGGCCGCCGCGGCCGCGCCGCGCACCGACAGCAGCCCGCTGATACCCGACTCCCCGCAGGGCGGGGTGGCCGGCCCGTACGGCGCGGACGCCGCCCGCCGCTCGATAGCCCCGCAGCCCGCCACCACCCGGGCCGAGATCATGCGGCGGGCGCAGACCTGGGTCGACCAGAAGGTGCCGTACAGCATGAGCAGGTACTGGTCGGACGGCTACCGCCAGGACTGCTCGGGCTTCGTCTCGATGGCCTGGGGCCTGGGCAGCAGCCAGACCACCTGGACGCTGCCGGACTTCGCCGAGCGGATCGGCAAGGACGACCTGCAGCCGGGCGACGCGCTGGTCTACAACAACCCGAAGGACCCGGAGGGCGGCTCGCACACCGTCCTGTTCGGCGGCTGGCTGGACGCCGCGCACACCCGCTACACCGCCCTGGAGCAGACCCGCCCGGGCACCACCAGGCGCAGCACCCCGTACGCGTACTGGAGCAACGCGGGCGGCTACCTCCCGTACCGCTACAAGGGGCTGAGCCAGCCGATGCCGGCCCCCGAGGACGCGGACGCCTTCCCGGGGGCGGACAAGTTCGGCCCGGGGAAGGTCAACCCGTACGTGACCCGGCTGGGAAGGATGCTGGTCGAGCGCGGCGGCGGCCGGTTCTACCGGGAGGGGCCCAGCCCGGACTGGGGCGAGGCCGACCGGCAGGCCACCGAGGCGTTCCAGCTGGCCCAGGGCTGGCGCGGCGCCGAGGCCGACGGCTACCCGGGCAAGGACACCTGGGACTTCCTGGTCCACCACAAGGGCAAGGACATCGCGCCCGCCGCCACCCCGGGCACCCCGAGCACCCCGAGCACGCCGACGACCCCGACGACGCCCCCGCCGCCGGCCCCCAAGCCCCCGCCGCCCGCCGCCGTCCCGCCCTTCCCGGGCGCCGACCGGTTCGGCCCCGGCCGGGTCAACGACGACGTGCTGCTGCTCGGCCGGCAGCTGGTGGCCAAGGGCCACGGCGCCGCCTACCGGGAGGGCCCGAGCCGGGACTGGGGCGAGGCCGACCGGGCCTGCGTCCGGTCCTTCCAGCTCGCCCAGGGCTGGACCGGCGCCGAGGCCGACGGCTACCCGGGCCCGCACACCTGGCGGCTGCTGTTCTCCTGA
- a CDS encoding glycosyltransferase translates to MTQPAMRQTPRSVPAVDGRDPADTVVRTRLVEIVVPVYNEQHSLERCVRELHAYLAETFPYDYLITVADNASVDATWEVATALAAELGPVRAVHLDLKGRGRALRQAWGASEADVVAYMDVDLSTGLEAFLPLVAPLLSGHSDLAIGSRLHRGSAVVRGPKREFISRTYNFLLRATMAAKFSDAQCGFKAGRTEVVKRLLDQVEDDAWFFDTELLLLAEASGLRIHEVPVDWVDDPDSRVDIVRTVIDDLRGMARVARRTLAGRGSVDLPDLVRQARVPPGLGWQSVSFAAIGGLCTLAYLLLYLGLRQLVPALAANALALAVTAVFNTAANRRFTFGVTGRRDALRHQLEGGLAFLVGLALTSGAVTALHLASPDAGHGVELAVLVAANAAATLARFVLLRVWVFNPRRA, encoded by the coding sequence ATGACACAGCCAGCGATGCGCCAGACCCCGCGGTCCGTTCCGGCGGTCGACGGCCGGGACCCGGCCGACACCGTGGTCAGGACCAGGCTCGTGGAGATCGTCGTACCCGTGTACAACGAGCAGCACTCGCTGGAGCGCTGCGTCCGTGAGCTGCACGCCTACCTCGCGGAGACGTTCCCGTACGACTACCTGATCACGGTGGCGGACAACGCCTCGGTGGACGCCACCTGGGAGGTCGCCACCGCGCTCGCCGCCGAGCTCGGGCCGGTGCGCGCCGTGCACCTCGACCTCAAGGGCCGCGGCCGGGCGCTGCGCCAGGCGTGGGGCGCCAGCGAGGCCGACGTGGTGGCCTACATGGACGTCGACCTGTCGACCGGCCTGGAGGCGTTCCTGCCCCTGGTCGCGCCGCTGCTCTCCGGCCACAGCGACCTGGCGATCGGCAGCCGGCTGCACCGGGGCTCGGCGGTGGTCCGCGGCCCCAAGCGGGAGTTCATCTCGCGGACCTACAACTTCCTGCTGCGGGCCACCATGGCGGCCAAGTTCTCCGACGCCCAGTGCGGGTTCAAGGCCGGCCGCACCGAGGTGGTCAAGCGGCTGCTCGACCAGGTCGAGGACGACGCCTGGTTCTTCGACACCGAGCTGCTGCTGCTCGCCGAAGCCTCCGGACTGCGGATCCACGAGGTGCCGGTCGACTGGGTGGACGACCCGGACAGCCGGGTGGACATCGTCCGCACGGTGATCGACGACCTCAGGGGCATGGCCCGGGTCGCCCGGCGCACCCTGGCCGGGCGCGGCAGCGTCGACCTGCCCGACCTGGTCCGGCAGGCCAGGGTGCCGCCCGGCCTGGGCTGGCAGTCCGTCAGCTTCGCGGCGATCGGCGGCCTGTGCACGCTCGCCTACCTGCTGCTCTACCTGGGACTGCGGCAGCTCGTCCCCGCGCTGGCCGCCAACGCGCTGGCGCTGGCCGTCACCGCCGTCTTCAACACCGCCGCCAACCGGCGCTTCACCTTCGGCGTGACCGGCCGCCGGGACGCCCTCAGACACCAACTGGAGGGCGGACTGGCCTTCCTGGTCGGCCTGGCCCTGACCAGCGGCGCCGTCACCGCACTGCACCTCGCCTCGCCGGACGCCGGGCACGGCGTCGAACTCGCGGTGCTGGTCGCGGCCAACGCGGCCGCGACGCTGGCGCGGTTCGTCCTGCTGCGGGTGTGGGTCTTCAACCCGCGGCGCGCCTGA
- a CDS encoding glycosyltransferase family 2 protein: MSAAARAGTLLSVVVPMYNEEDALPSFAARMRPVLDGLGVRYEVVAVDDGSADKTAALLRDLAADWPELRMVRLRRNSGHQAALTAGLDHAVGDYVASIDADLQDPPEKIPEMLELARAEGLDIVYGVREDRSTDTGFKRWTAGGYYWLMRRLVGRQVPANAGDFRLLSREAVEALKELPDQQRVYRLLVPWLGFPSGEVRYVREERVAGSTKYPLAKMVRLALDSVTGFSAAPLRLATWLGTVAFFTCLLLLGFSLTVYLFGATVPGWTSLFVGLLFIGGIQLICVGLLGEYVARIYTAVQRRPAYFIAEDTARDTARDTARDTAGETGAGLGAGSGSGPGAGLGG, encoded by the coding sequence ATGAGCGCGGCGGCGCGAGCGGGCACCCTGCTGTCGGTGGTCGTCCCGATGTACAACGAGGAGGACGCGCTCCCCTCCTTCGCCGCCCGGATGCGGCCCGTCCTGGACGGCCTGGGCGTCCGCTACGAGGTGGTCGCGGTGGACGACGGCAGCGCCGACAAGACCGCCGCCCTGCTGCGCGACCTGGCCGCCGACTGGCCCGAGCTGCGGATGGTCCGGCTGCGCCGCAACAGCGGCCACCAGGCGGCGCTCACCGCCGGCCTCGACCACGCCGTCGGCGACTACGTGGCCAGCATCGACGCCGACCTCCAGGACCCGCCGGAGAAGATCCCCGAGATGCTGGAACTCGCCCGCGCCGAGGGCCTGGACATCGTCTACGGGGTGCGCGAGGACCGCTCCACCGACACCGGCTTCAAGCGCTGGACGGCCGGCGGCTACTACTGGCTGATGCGCCGCCTGGTCGGCCGCCAGGTCCCGGCCAACGCGGGCGACTTCCGGCTGCTCAGCCGGGAGGCCGTCGAGGCGCTCAAGGAACTCCCCGACCAGCAGCGGGTCTACCGGCTGCTGGTGCCCTGGCTGGGCTTCCCCAGCGGCGAGGTGCGCTACGTCCGCGAGGAGCGGGTGGCCGGCAGCACCAAGTACCCGCTGGCCAAGATGGTCCGGCTCGCCCTGGACAGCGTCACCGGCTTCTCCGCCGCCCCGCTGCGGCTGGCCACCTGGCTCGGCACCGTCGCCTTCTTCACCTGCCTGCTGCTGCTCGGCTTCTCGCTCACCGTCTACCTGTTCGGCGCCACCGTGCCCGGCTGGACCTCGCTCTTCGTCGGCCTGCTGTTCATCGGCGGCATCCAGCTGATCTGCGTCGGCCTGCTCGGCGAGTACGTGGCCCGGATCTACACCGCGGTGCAGCGCCGCCCCGCCTACTTCATCGCCGAGGACACCGCCCGGGACACCGCCCGGGACACCGCCCGGGACACCGCCGGGGAGACCGGCGCCGGGCTCGGCGCCGGGAGCGGTAGCGGGCCCGGAGCCGGGCTCGGCGGCTGA
- a CDS encoding glycosyltransferase family 39 protein codes for MAMAASPDTEVVERPDPPADAGTAQEGPRAWLRRAAAEYGPALAVFAAVRLIAFTSFMWLLSWSGEYLTKNPRFGGGKHVWDVLGGWDGWWYQQVALNGYDPKLVPTTSGPWTLEQNSVAFFPLYPGMIKMVSTVTGLGPQGAGIAVSVLSSFVAAAGVYAVAKLLAGRRAAVIAAGVWGVFPGSGVEWAVYSDSLFVALAAWACYFVLTRNWLAAGVTSFVAGLNRPTSAALAAAVGVAALIALWKRKDGVLGPLSALVIAPLGFVGYIAWASWRMGSWSAYFELQRGAWLHYFDWGKHTGNVIENLLFGHHDYIFGYPTEDLIALFLVFSLPILIFLLVRMRPPVFLLVYTGITIVLVLGSQQIFGNTSRYLLPCFPLFLPIAVALKRLSRASLAVTLGTIAAASGWYAGYVLFELGIP; via the coding sequence ATGGCGATGGCAGCGAGCCCCGACACCGAAGTGGTCGAGCGACCGGACCCGCCCGCGGACGCCGGCACGGCGCAGGAGGGTCCGCGCGCCTGGCTGCGCCGGGCGGCGGCCGAGTACGGGCCGGCCCTGGCGGTGTTCGCGGCGGTCCGGCTGATCGCCTTCACCAGCTTCATGTGGCTGCTGTCCTGGTCGGGCGAGTACCTGACGAAGAACCCGAGGTTCGGCGGCGGCAAGCACGTCTGGGACGTGCTCGGCGGCTGGGACGGCTGGTGGTACCAGCAGGTCGCGCTGAACGGCTACGACCCGAAGCTGGTGCCGACCACCTCCGGGCCGTGGACGCTGGAGCAGAACTCGGTCGCGTTCTTCCCGCTGTACCCCGGCATGATCAAGATGGTCTCGACGGTGACCGGCCTGGGCCCGCAGGGCGCGGGCATCGCGGTGTCGGTGCTGTCCTCGTTCGTCGCGGCGGCCGGCGTCTACGCGGTGGCCAAGCTGCTGGCCGGGCGGCGGGCGGCGGTGATCGCGGCCGGCGTGTGGGGCGTCTTCCCGGGCTCGGGCGTGGAGTGGGCGGTCTACTCGGACTCGCTGTTCGTCGCGCTGGCCGCCTGGGCCTGCTACTTCGTGCTGACCCGCAACTGGCTGGCCGCGGGCGTCACCTCGTTCGTCGCCGGCCTGAACCGCCCGACCTCGGCCGCGCTGGCCGCCGCGGTCGGCGTGGCCGCGCTGATCGCGCTGTGGAAGCGGAAGGACGGCGTGCTCGGCCCGCTGTCCGCGCTGGTGATCGCCCCGCTCGGGTTCGTCGGCTACATCGCCTGGGCCAGCTGGCGGATGGGCAGTTGGAGCGCCTACTTCGAGCTGCAGCGCGGCGCCTGGCTGCACTACTTCGACTGGGGCAAGCACACCGGCAACGTGATCGAGAACCTGCTCTTCGGTCACCACGACTACATCTTCGGCTACCCCACCGAGGACCTGATCGCGCTGTTCCTGGTGTTCAGCCTGCCGATCCTGATCTTCCTGCTGGTCCGGATGCGCCCGCCGGTCTTCCTGCTCGTCTACACCGGCATCACCATCGTGCTGGTCCTCGGCAGCCAGCAGATCTTCGGCAACACCTCGCGCTACCTGCTGCCCTGCTTCCCGCTCTTCCTGCCGATCGCGGTCGCCCTCAAGCGGCTCTCCCGCGCGTCGCTGGCGGTGACCCTGGGCACGATCGCGGCGGCCTCCGGCTGGTACGCCGGCTACGTCCTGTTCGAGCTGGGCATCCCGTAA
- a CDS encoding protease pro-enzyme activation domain-containing protein has protein sequence MRPRSLALAAALAVLPLAAISLGAVPAQAAPSPNATARVALPQTVTPAVARSHRQGDVPADREISVAVSLKLRNTAELDRFLTAVATPGTAEYGHYLTPAQFTDRFGPTAADVERVRAFLTAQGLRVDSVSANRQVVNATGTSARLSAAFGTHESTYTDPQQGGRAFFANDAAASVPAELAGLVEGVSGLNDHTVRTSRIAKPGAAAPQATPLATPSGFGPAAYDGAYRLNQLGADGTGSTVALWEFDGYKSDNLTAYDSQFGLSGPAVSTVSVDGANYDSAPGGGQGEVELDSEIVRGVAPKATQLVYEAPNSDQGEIDMAAKIVADNRVSVISISWGSCEPDTTAASMTAVNNSFKQAAAQGISIFSASGDDGSRDCTRSTSGSTVKAVDFPASSPYNTGVGGTNLKVSGTAYASESAWSTAGGGVSTQFAKPSWQTGTNVTGTLRTVPDVSSNADPNSGFAIYTQGSTSPGWQVYGGTSAAAPLWSGFAALYNQKALAAAKPVLGEANPKIYAVANSASYGGAFHDVTTGANQDFPAKAGYDQVTGWGTPVADGLAAALLGSGGTTPPPTGCTAAQLLGNPGFETGTAAPWTSSTGVVDNSASEAAHGGSWKAWLNGYGSAHTDTLSQSVAVPAGCAAKLTFWLHVDTAETSTTTAYDKLTVSVNGTTAATYSNLDHNTGYAQRTVDLSGYAGQTVTVKFTGVEDASLQTSFVVDDTALTVS, from the coding sequence GTGCGACCCCGCTCGCTCGCCCTTGCCGCCGCCCTCGCGGTCCTTCCCCTCGCCGCGATCAGCCTGGGAGCCGTCCCCGCCCAGGCCGCGCCGTCCCCGAACGCCACCGCCCGGGTGGCCCTGCCGCAGACCGTCACCCCGGCCGTCGCCCGCTCGCACCGGCAGGGCGACGTGCCGGCCGACCGCGAGATATCCGTGGCGGTCTCGCTGAAATTGCGGAACACCGCCGAACTGGACCGTTTCCTGACCGCGGTCGCCACCCCCGGCACCGCCGAGTACGGGCACTACCTGACGCCCGCGCAATTCACCGACCGATTCGGACCGACCGCGGCCGACGTCGAACGGGTCCGGGCGTTCCTCACCGCCCAGGGCCTGCGGGTCGACTCGGTCAGCGCCAACCGCCAGGTGGTGAACGCCACCGGCACCAGCGCCCGGCTGTCCGCCGCGTTCGGCACCCACGAGTCGACGTACACCGACCCGCAGCAGGGCGGCCGGGCGTTCTTCGCCAACGACGCCGCCGCCTCGGTCCCGGCCGAGCTGGCCGGCCTGGTCGAGGGCGTCAGCGGCCTGAACGACCACACCGTGCGCACCAGCCGGATCGCCAAGCCCGGCGCGGCCGCCCCGCAGGCCACCCCGCTGGCCACCCCGTCCGGCTTCGGCCCGGCCGCCTACGACGGCGCGTACCGGCTGAACCAGCTGGGCGCGGACGGCACCGGCTCGACCGTCGCGCTCTGGGAGTTCGACGGCTACAAGTCCGACAACCTGACCGCCTACGACAGCCAGTTCGGCCTGTCCGGCCCGGCGGTGAGCACCGTGTCGGTGGACGGCGCGAACTACGACTCGGCGCCCGGCGGCGGCCAGGGCGAGGTGGAGCTGGACTCCGAGATCGTCCGCGGCGTCGCCCCGAAGGCCACCCAGCTGGTGTACGAGGCGCCCAACAGCGACCAGGGCGAGATCGACATGGCGGCGAAGATCGTCGCGGACAACCGGGTCTCGGTCATCTCGATCTCCTGGGGCTCCTGCGAGCCGGACACCACGGCCGCCTCGATGACGGCGGTGAACAACTCCTTCAAGCAGGCCGCCGCCCAGGGCATCTCGATCTTCTCGGCCTCCGGCGACGACGGCTCCCGGGACTGCACCCGCTCGACCTCGGGCTCCACCGTGAAGGCCGTGGACTTCCCCGCCTCCAGCCCGTACAACACCGGGGTCGGCGGCACCAACCTGAAGGTCTCCGGCACCGCCTACGCCTCGGAGAGCGCCTGGTCGACGGCGGGCGGCGGCGTCTCCACCCAGTTCGCCAAGCCGAGCTGGCAGACCGGCACCAACGTCACCGGCACCCTGCGCACCGTCCCGGACGTCTCCTCGAACGCCGACCCGAACAGCGGCTTCGCGATCTACACCCAGGGCAGCACCAGCCCCGGCTGGCAGGTCTACGGCGGCACCTCGGCGGCCGCCCCGCTGTGGTCCGGCTTCGCCGCGCTGTACAACCAGAAGGCGCTGGCCGCCGCCAAGCCGGTGCTCGGCGAGGCCAACCCGAAGATCTACGCCGTCGCCAACTCCGCCTCGTACGGCGGCGCCTTCCACGACGTCACCACCGGCGCCAACCAGGACTTCCCGGCCAAGGCCGGCTACGACCAGGTCACCGGCTGGGGCACCCCGGTCGCCGACGGCCTGGCCGCAGCGCTGCTCGGCTCCGGCGGCACCACCCCGCCGCCCACCGGCTGCACCGCCGCCCAGCTGCTCGGCAACCCGGGCTTCGAGACCGGCACCGCCGCACCGTGGACCTCCTCCACCGGCGTGGTCGACAACAGCGCCTCCGAGGCCGCGCACGGCGGCTCCTGGAAGGCGTGGCTGAACGGCTACGGCTCGGCCCACACCGACACCCTGAGCCAGTCGGTGGCGGTCCCGGCCGGCTGCGCCGCCAAGCTGACCTTCTGGCTGCACGTCGACACCGCCGAGACCAGCACCACCACCGCGTACGACAAGCTGACCGTCTCGGTCAACGGCACCACCGCCGCGACCTACTCCAACCTGGACCACAACACCGGCTACGCGCAGCGGACGGTCGACCTGTCCGGGTACGCCGGGCAGACCGTCACGGTGAAGTTCACCGGCGTCGAGGACGCCTCGCTGCAGACCTCGTTCGTGGTCGACGACACCGCGCTCACGGTGTCCTGA
- a CDS encoding AAA family ATPase: MRELGSAVILVTGVMASGKSTVAHLLAERLPRSVHLRGDGFRRMIVSGREDFTPRPSAEATAQLHLRYRAAAAVADLYAGAGWTVVTQDVVLGEHLDAYLDLVTTRPLYLVVLAPTPAEVARREAGRPKHGYRGPWTVELLDEALRRTPRKGLWLDTSHQTPAQTADRILADLPAARVDTGPEVGDGT; the protein is encoded by the coding sequence GTGCGGGAACTCGGTTCCGCGGTGATCCTGGTCACCGGGGTCATGGCGTCCGGCAAGTCCACCGTCGCCCACCTGCTGGCCGAGCGGCTCCCGCGCTCCGTGCACCTGCGCGGCGACGGCTTCCGCCGGATGATCGTGTCCGGCCGCGAGGACTTCACCCCCCGGCCGTCCGCCGAGGCCACCGCGCAGCTGCACCTGCGCTACCGGGCGGCCGCGGCGGTCGCCGACCTGTACGCGGGAGCGGGCTGGACCGTCGTCACCCAGGACGTCGTCCTGGGCGAACACCTCGACGCCTACCTCGACCTGGTGACGACCAGACCGCTCTACCTGGTCGTCCTCGCCCCGACCCCCGCCGAGGTCGCCCGCCGGGAGGCCGGCCGCCCCAAGCACGGCTACCGCGGCCCCTGGACGGTCGAACTCCTCGACGAGGCCCTGCGCCGCACCCCGCGCAAGGGCCTCTGGCTGGACACCTCCCACCAGACCCCCGCCCAGACCGCGGACCGGATCCTCGCCGACCTCCCCGCCGCCCGCGTCGACACCGGGCCGGAGGTGGGCGACGGCACGTGA
- a CDS encoding FAD-dependent monooxygenase, giving the protein MSETEFTADVLVVGAGPTGLLLAGDLAAAGLRVTVLEKRAEESGLTRAFAVHARSLELLDARGLADELIATGRAVPSLRLFGRIRVDLANLPTRFPFVLVTPQYNTERVLRERAVKAGADLRRGAEVTGLRQDAGGVVLTARTADGEREFRARYAVGADGAHSAVRDLLGIPFPGESVVRSVMLADVRLADEPEEPLTAGAGEAGFAFLAPFGDGWYRAIGWSREDQAADSDPVVLGELADLLREVTGRDLGVGEARWTSRFHSDERQAASYRSGRVFLAGDAAHCHSPAGGQGLNTGLQDAANLGWKLVAAVRGWAPDALLDTYQTERHPVGRAVLRSSGALVRLALGRHAPTRALRSALGAAGGHLGPLAELGAKQVSGIGYAYPAEKGAHPLVGRRVPDLRLAVDVPGGPARLHEALRSGKAVLVSNDELSVADSWAERVVTAAPADPHGKLRDTVLLVRPDGHAAWACADPTRGELRAALSQWLGRP; this is encoded by the coding sequence ATGTCCGAGACGGAGTTCACCGCCGACGTGCTGGTGGTCGGCGCCGGCCCGACCGGCCTGCTGCTGGCCGGCGACCTGGCCGCGGCCGGGCTGCGCGTGACGGTGCTGGAGAAGCGGGCCGAGGAGTCCGGCCTGACCAGGGCGTTCGCCGTGCACGCCCGCAGCCTGGAGCTGCTGGACGCCCGCGGCCTGGCCGACGAGCTGATCGCCACCGGCCGGGCGGTGCCCTCGCTGCGGCTGTTCGGCCGGATCCGGGTCGACCTGGCGAACCTGCCCACCCGCTTCCCGTTCGTGCTGGTCACCCCGCAGTACAACACCGAGCGGGTGCTGCGCGAGCGGGCCGTCAAGGCCGGTGCCGACCTGCGCCGCGGCGCCGAGGTGACCGGCCTGCGGCAGGACGCCGGCGGTGTCGTGCTGACCGCCCGGACCGCCGACGGCGAGCGGGAGTTCCGGGCCCGGTACGCGGTCGGCGCGGACGGCGCGCACTCGGCGGTGCGCGACCTGCTGGGCATCCCGTTCCCCGGCGAGTCCGTGGTGCGCTCGGTGATGCTGGCCGACGTCCGGCTGGCGGACGAGCCCGAGGAGCCGCTGACGGCGGGCGCGGGCGAGGCCGGGTTCGCCTTCCTGGCGCCGTTCGGCGACGGCTGGTACCGGGCGATCGGCTGGAGCCGCGAGGACCAGGCGGCGGACTCCGACCCGGTGGTGCTGGGCGAACTCGCCGACCTGCTGCGCGAGGTGACCGGCCGTGACCTGGGGGTGGGGGAGGCCCGCTGGACCTCGCGCTTCCACAGCGACGAGCGGCAGGCCGCCAGTTACCGCTCCGGCCGGGTCTTCCTGGCCGGCGACGCCGCGCACTGCCACTCCCCGGCCGGCGGCCAGGGCCTGAACACCGGCCTGCAGGACGCCGCCAACCTGGGCTGGAAGCTGGTCGCCGCCGTCCGCGGCTGGGCCCCGGACGCCCTGCTGGACACCTACCAGACCGAGCGGCACCCGGTCGGCCGGGCCGTGCTGCGCTCCTCCGGCGCGCTGGTCCGGCTCGCCCTGGGCCGGCACGCCCCGACCCGGGCGCTGCGCTCGGCGCTCGGCGCGGCCGGCGGCCACCTCGGCCCGCTGGCCGAGCTGGGCGCCAAGCAGGTCTCCGGCATCGGCTACGCCTACCCGGCCGAGAAGGGCGCCCACCCGCTGGTCGGCCGCCGGGTCCCCGACCTGCGGCTGGCGGTGGACGTGCCGGGCGGCCCGGCCCGGCTGCACGAGGCGCTGCGCTCCGGCAAGGCGGTGCTGGTCAGCAACGACGAGCTGTCGGTGGCCGACTCCTGGGCGGAGCGGGTGGTCACCGCCGCCCCGGCCGACCCGCACGGCAAGCTGCGCGACACCGTGCTGCTGGTCCGTCCGGACGGGCACGCGGCCTGGGCCTGCGCCGACCCGACCCGGGGCGAGCTGCGGGCGGCGCTGAGCCAGTGGCTGGGGCGCCCCTGA